The Deinococcus aquaticus genomic interval TTTCGCATGGTTGCGTGGCGGGTTGTTTGCGGGGAAGGCCACGCCTCACATGCCATCTCCCACATTCGCGCCGTTCGCCCCGCGCGCTGCGCGCACGACGGGCTCGGTTGCCACGACGATTGCGTGGCCACACAACTGGGTGCGTGCGGGAAGGTTCTACTTTTCTGGCCATCGCAGAAGCGGTCTTTTCAAAGTCGATCAGCAGTTGTCATCAGGTTGCCCTGCCAGCCACCGCAAGCCACCTCCGGCCGTCGTGCGCGCAGCGCGCGGGCCCTGCGCGGGGGCGGCAGGATGGCGTCGAGGCCGGACACGTCAGCGCCCAGCACAACCCTGCCACCATCAGTCAAATCTCTTGCCGAGCGCAGCGACTGCTCCCCCTGCCCCCCTGGGGTAGGGGGCTGGGGGGTGGGGAGGCCCGCCGCCAGGCGCAACCAGACGACATCAAACTCAATCCGCAATCCGCGTTACCCGAGTTTCAGTTGCCACTCGGTGAAGGTGCTGTACGGCGTGAACCCCAGTGCCACGTTGATGCCCAGCATGGGGGCGTTCTCGTGCGCGTTGTGGGTCTGCACAGCCCGCGCGCCGGGACAGTGCGCCTGCGTGTGCTCCAGCATGGCGGCTTTCAGCCACTTGCCCAGGCCCTGGCCGCGCGCGCTGGGCCGCACGGCGGTCGCGCCCTGGTACACCAGCGCGGCGCGGTCCGGGTGCCAGAAGACCTCGCTGTACCCGTCGATCTGGCCGCTGCGGGTGTCCTCGGTGGCCATCAGGTAGCGCGTCTCGCCGGCTTCCTGGATCATGGCGTCCCAGGAGCGGATCATGTCGGGTGTGATGGTCCAGTCGTCCTGTTCCAGTTCGCCTCTGGGGGCGGTGTTCATGACCATCATCATGTCCGCCATGCGCGGCAGGTACGCGTCCGGGATGGTCGTCCAGATGTGCAGGCGGTAGGGGTCGCCGTCCGGTCGGGTCTGCCAGCGGGTCAGCAGGTCGGGGTCGAGGTCCGTGAGGGTCACGCGGCTCTGGCGCATGGGGAGGGCGGGCGTGGCCCCCAGGCTCCGCGCGAAGGCCTCGGCGGCGGGGTTGCGGCTGCTCGTGCCGAAGGTGATGGTCGTGAGGCCGTGTGCCAGGGCGGGGGCGTGTAGTTCGTTCCACAGGGCGCGGCCGATTCCGGCGCGGCGGCGCTGCGGGTGCACGGTCACGCGCACGTGGCCCAGGTGGGTGTTCTGCTCGGTGTCAAACCCCAGCCGCGCGTACCCGGTGGCAGCAGTGCCGTCCCACACGGCGAAGGCCACGCTGCGCTCGGTGGGCAGCTGGTGAGAGAGCCCCTGCGCTTCCTGCGCCGGGATCAGGGGCGGATCCTCCGGGTAGGCGGCGGCGAAACTGGCGGCCATGAGCTCCCCGACCGCCAATCGCTGCGCGGGCGTGGCGGTCGCCGGATCGAAGGCCTGCACGCCAGACGGCGTGACTGGCGGGGCGGGGGAGGGCTGCTCCGTCGTCTGGGCGGTGGTCGGGGTCGGCGTCATACCCCCAGTGTCCTCCCGGCGGGTCAGCGGTGAATGCGCCAGATGGCTCAGCGCGCCGTAGGCCGGGTGCCGCTGGCAGGCGCGTTACCCTGGGGGGCGTGTTCGCTCACGCCATCGGTTTCGACGACGCTCCGTTCGCGCACGGCTGGCGGGGTGATGTGCCGGTCATCGGGACCGTGTACGCCCGCACGACCCTGCACGGCGTGGTCAGTGGCCGGGTGCGGCGCGACGGGCGCAACAGCACT includes:
- a CDS encoding GNAT family N-acetyltransferase; this translates as MTPTPTTAQTTEQPSPAPPVTPSGVQAFDPATATPAQRLAVGELMAASFAAAYPEDPPLIPAQEAQGLSHQLPTERSVAFAVWDGTAATGYARLGFDTEQNTHLGHVRVTVHPQRRRAGIGRALWNELHAPALAHGLTTITFGTSSRNPAAEAFARSLGATPALPMRQSRVTLTDLDPDLLTRWQTRPDGDPYRLHIWTTIPDAYLPRMADMMMVMNTAPRGELEQDDWTITPDMIRSWDAMIQEAGETRYLMATEDTRSGQIDGYSEVFWHPDRAALVYQGATAVRPSARGQGLGKWLKAAMLEHTQAHCPGARAVQTHNAHENAPMLGINVALGFTPYSTFTEWQLKLG